One Nyctibius grandis isolate bNycGra1 chromosome 17, bNycGra1.pri, whole genome shotgun sequence genomic window carries:
- the TMEM51 gene encoding transmembrane protein 51, with translation MAQSRANGSHYALTAIGLGMLVLGIIMAVWNLVPGFGPADKPATHTGNSSKPDRGSGGILKSKTFSVAYVLVGAGVLLLLLSICLNIRDKKRQSEDVAHVQHQIPAEPSHQEDSQEEDEDVSSQYYVPSYEEVMNTGYSEPRDSDRSNRISVSLPSYESLTGLEESSQPGGAAGAEPGTERQPGRHSSRLSKRLKPLKVRRIKSEKLHLKDIRLNLAEGSSTAPITIEPLTPPPKYEEIQEKAPESQQMT, from the exons ATGGCCCAGTCGCGGGCCAATGGCTCGCACTACGCCCTGACGGCCATCGGGCTGGGGATGCTCGTCCTCGGCATCATCATGGCCGTCTGGAACCTCGTCCCCGGCTTCGGCCCCGCTGACAAACCCGCCACCCACACCGGGAACAGCAGCAAGCCCGACCGCGGCTCCGGGGGCATTTTGAAGAGCAAGACCTTCTCGGTGGCCTACGTGCTGGTGGGCGCGggcgtgctgctgctgctgctctccatcTGCCTGAACATCCGCGACAAGAAGAGGCAAAGCGAAGACGTCGCTCACGTGCAGCACCAGATACCCGCAGAGCCCTCGCACCAGGAGGACAG TCAAGAAGAGGACGAAGACGTGTCTTCCCAGTACTACGTCCCCAGCTATGAGGAGGTGATGAACACGGGCTACTCTGAGCCCAGGGACTCGGACAGGAGCAACAGGATCAGCGTCTCCCTGCCCTCCTACGAATCGCTGACGGGGCTGGAGGAAAGCAGCCAGCCCGGGGGAGCCGCCGGCGCGGAGCCCGGCACGGAGCGGCAGCCCGGCCGGCACAGCTCGCGCCTCAGCAAGCGCCTGAAGCCGCTGAAGGTGCGGAGGATCAAGTCGGAGAAGCTGCATCTGAAGGACATCAGGTTAAACCTCGCGGAGGGGAGCAGCACGGCCCCCATCACAATAGAGCCGCTGACCCCGCCGCCCAAGTACGAGGAGATCCAGGAGAAAGCACCAGAGAGCCAGcaaatgacttaa